The Xiphophorus maculatus strain JP 163 A chromosome 23, X_maculatus-5.0-male, whole genome shotgun sequence genome contains a region encoding:
- the slitrk4 gene encoding SLIT and NTRK-like protein 4, producing MLLVPLLAAFFSSISGSLSSSLSSMSDGPPMTDPTASDLMAETCIACSCMSVENVLYVNCEKITVYRPTQLIPPASSLYHLNFQNNFLIVLYPNSFLNFTHAVSLQLGNNKLQNIEGGAFMGMSALKQLHLNNNELKVLRADTFQGIENLEYLQADYNLIKYIEKGAFNKLHKLKVLILNDNLIQALPENIFRFASLTHLDIRGNRIQNLPYLGVLEHIGRIVELQLDDNPWNCTCDLAPLKAWLENMPYNIFIGEAICETPSDLYGRLLKETNRQELCPMGTGSEFDIKMPPAQPENGQGPSKMTPTTAAPKSPKTTDSSKFYGNGIVAGLPPFGKNRELVPRTPLMLCPLPCSCKAHPSDFGVSVSCQERSIRNLADLNSKPPNAKKLHLSGNYIRDISPTDFQGFEGLDLLHLGSNQIAVVQKGVFANLTNLRRLYLNGNQLEQLHPEMFLGLTNLQYLYLEYNAIKEILASTFDSMPNLQLLYLNNNVLRSLPAYIFAGVPLARLNLKNNHFMTLPVSGVLDNLRSLTQIDLEGNPWECSCDLVALKLWLQRLSDGVAAKEVKCASPVQFANIELRLIKNEILCPKLTTLPPISSSTPIVTSVSPAGVGKAPPGGPVPLSIMILSILVVLILTVFVAFCLLVFVLRRNKKPVGRQEGLGNQECGSLSLQLRRHGHKSGKKGSIPGDDLGGETFIPQTIEHIGKSHTCGIGRSSDMDAGFKFADSQRQKIILRNCSDKDKDLLSTLERNKRLSTIDELEEFLPNREPSLFIHNFLDSKRDFNSIGMGGYEIRYPEKTLDKKMKKSSLIGGNHSKIVVEQRKSEYYELKAKLQGTPDYLQVLEEQTALSKM from the coding sequence ATGCTGCTCGTACCCCTGCTGGcagcctttttttcctccatctcgGGCTCCCTCTCCTCATCCCTCTCCTCCATGTCAGACGGACCTCCGATGACGGACCCCACTGCCTCGGACCTGATGGCCGAGACCTGCATTGCCTGCTCTTGCATGTCGGTGGAGAACGTGCTGTACGTCAACTGCGAGAAGATCACCGTCTATAGGCCCACGCAGCTCATCCCTCCGGCCTCCTCCCTGTACCACCTGAACTTCCAGAACAATTTTCTGATTGTGCTGTACCCTAACTCGTTCCTCAACTTCACCCACGCTGTGTCACTGCAGCTGGGGAACAATAAACTGCAGAACATCGAAGGTGGCGCATTCATGGGGATGAGCGCGTTGAAGCAGCTGCACCTTAACAATAACGAGTTGAAGGTGCTGCGAGCTGACACTTTCCAAGGCATTGAAAACCTGGAATACCTTCAGGCTGACTAcaatctaataaaatacattgaaaaggGAGCATTTAACAAACTGCACAAACTCAAAGTGCTGATTCTGAATGATAATCTCATACAGGCACTTCCTGAGAACATTTTCCGCTTTGCCTCTCTCACACACTTGGATATAAGAGGAAACAGGATCCAGAACCTTCCTTATTTAGGAGTCCTTGAGCATATCGGCCGGATCGTAGAGCTGCAGCTTGACGACAACCCCTGGAACTGTACCTGTGATTTAGCACCTCTGAAGGCGTGGCTTGAAAACATGCcctacaatatttttattggcGAGGCCATATGTGAAACACCAAGTGACTTATATGGGAGGCTCCTGAAAGAAACCAACAGACAGGAGCTTTGTCCCATGGGAACGGGAAGCGAATTTGATATTAAGATGCCACCTGCACAGCCTGAAAATGGGCAGGGGCCATCTAAAATGACgccaaccacagcggctccaaaaTCGCCAAAAACAACTGACTCGTCTAAGTTTTATGGAAACGGCATTGTGGCTGGTTTACCCCCTTTTGGCAAAAACAGAGAGCTTGTTCCACGGACTCCCCTAATGTTGTGTCCACTCCCTTGCAGCTGTAAGGCCCATCCCTCTGACTTTGGTGTTAGCGTAAGCTGTCAGGAAAGGAGTATAAGAAATCTTGCTGATCTTAATTCCAAACCCCCAAATGCCAAGAAACTTCACCTAAGTGGGAATTACATCCGTGATATCAGCCCAACTGATTTCCAAGGCTTTGAGGGCTTAGATTTGCTTCATCTTGGCAGTAATCAAATTGCAGTGGTACAAAAAGGTGTGTTTGCTAACCTTACTAATCTAAGGAGACTGTATTTGAATGGAAATCAACTTGAACAGCTACACCCAGAGATGTTTCTGGGACTCACAAACCTCCAGTACCTTTATTTGGAATACAATGCCATTAAAGAGATCCTTGCAAGCACATTTGACTCTATGCCCAATCTTCAACTCCTGTATCTCAACAACAATGTCCTTCGGAGTCTCCCAGCCTATATCTTTGCTGGTGTCCCTCTAGCCAGGCTCAACTTGAAAAACAACCACTTCATGACATTGCCAGTGAGTGGTGTCCTGGACAATCTGCGGTCGCTGACCCAGATAGATCTAGAGGGCAACCCATGGGAGTGCTCCTGCGATCTGGTCGCACTCAAGCTTTGGCTGCAGAGGCTCAGTGATGGAGTGGCTGCAAAAGAGGTGAAATGTGCCTCCCCTGTGCAGTTTGCCAACATTGAGCTGCGTCTGATTAAAAATGAGATTCTCTGTCCTAAACTCACGACACTTCCACCTATCTCAAGCTCCACCCCGATTGTGACCTCAGTATCACCCGCAGGAGTCGGCAAGGCACCTCCAGGAGGACCTGTGCCTCTCTCCATTATGATCCTCAGCATACTTGTGGTGCTTATCCTAACTGTGTTTGTGGCCTTCTGCCTTCTAGTCTTTGTCCTAAGGCGGAATAAAAAGCCCGTGGGTCGACAAGAGGGCCTGGGGAACCAGGAGTGTGGCTCGTTGTCTCTACAGCTTCGTCGCCATGGCCACAAATCCGGCAAGAAAGGGTCCATCCCTGGGGATGACTTGGGAGGTGAAACGTTCATTCCCCAGACCATTGAGCACATTGGCAAGAGCCACACCTGCGGCATTGGACGCTCCTCAGACATGGACGCCGGCTTCAAGTTTGCCGACTCGCAGAGACAGAAGATCATCCTGCGAAACTGTTCCGACAAGGACAAGGACCTACTCTCCACCCTGGAGCGCAACAAACGCCTCAGCACCATCGATGAACTCGAGGAGTTTCTCCCCAACCGAGAGCCCAGCCTGTTCATCCACAACTTCTTGGACAGTAAAAGAGATTTTAACAGTATAGGGATGGGCGGGTATGAAATCCGCTATCCTGAAAAGACACTGgataaaaagatgaagaaatcaTCACTCATAGGTGGAAACCACAGTAAGATCGTGGTGGAGCAGAGGAAAAGTGAGTATTATGAGTTGAAAGCCAAGCTCCAAGGGACGCCTGATTACCTGCAGGTGCTCGAGGAGCAGACTGCCCTGAGTAAAATGTAG